A part of Thiomicrorhabdus sediminis genomic DNA contains:
- a CDS encoding mechanosensitive ion channel domain-containing protein codes for MMDTIKEILQQLPVVQILLTLLLFAVYPTVKWSVFNLVQRFGDQKQVTMSRVEPILRYFRILTWIVALLVVMMIWGADYKGLLVFASSIVAVLGVALFAQWSILSNITAGVIVFFAFPARIGDRVEIIDGNASVQGEILEINMFQVILRDDHDEKIIYPNSLLLLRPVIKKSVDSKTRYKGDKTPDFDAKKSHDAIGLAQRMASRR; via the coding sequence ATGATGGATACGATAAAAGAGATTCTGCAACAATTGCCGGTAGTTCAGATTTTACTGACTTTGCTTTTGTTTGCCGTGTACCCAACGGTAAAGTGGAGTGTGTTCAATCTCGTTCAGCGTTTTGGCGACCAGAAACAGGTGACCATGAGTCGAGTGGAACCGATTCTGCGTTACTTTAGGATTCTAACCTGGATTGTCGCCTTACTGGTGGTGATGATGATCTGGGGTGCGGACTATAAAGGCTTGTTGGTTTTTGCCTCATCAATTGTTGCCGTATTGGGGGTGGCGCTATTTGCCCAGTGGTCGATATTGAGTAATATCACCGCCGGAGTCATTGTGTTTTTTGCCTTTCCCGCACGAATTGGCGATAGGGTCGAGATTATTGACGGTAATGCTTCGGTGCAGGGTGAGATTTTGGAAATCAATATGTTCCAAGTCATTTTGCGTGATGATCATGATGAGAAGATCATTTACCCGAACAGCCTATTGTTGTTGCGTCCGGTGATTAAGAAAAGCGTCGACTCGAAAACACGTTATAAGGGCGATAAGACGCCGGATTTTGATGCTAAAAAATCGCACGACGCTATCGGTTTGGCTCAACGGATGGCGAGTCGCCGCTAG
- a CDS encoding TIGR01777 family oxidoreductase: MKIVILGGTGFIGRHLQQFLMQHGHQVKAYGRKVFTDGEQAGAALIDAVNDQDLVIMLAGENIGKRWNKAYKQALLDSRINTAKQLKDALSLCAKPPAQVFAASAVGIYPQTACDDLLDEYSATSDSGFLAQLGQAWEAQSKNLADKVVIFRFGVVLGKDGGALAKMLPAFKLGLGGPVAGGQQCFSWIHIDDLCRALLFAIEKTGSAECDIHGIYNLTSPKPVSNQVFGQALAKQLKRPFWLPLPLWQLKIMFGEGAQVLTHSAAVYPTKLLQAGFTFDYADINDALANLCADK, encoded by the coding sequence ATGAAGATTGTTATTCTGGGGGGGACCGGATTTATCGGTCGACATTTACAGCAGTTTTTGATGCAGCACGGTCATCAGGTAAAAGCTTATGGCCGTAAAGTGTTCACAGACGGCGAGCAAGCTGGTGCCGCCCTGATTGATGCCGTTAATGATCAGGATCTGGTGATTATGCTGGCCGGAGAAAATATCGGTAAGCGTTGGAATAAAGCCTATAAACAGGCGCTGCTTGACAGTCGAATCAATACTGCGAAACAGTTAAAGGATGCGTTATCTTTATGTGCGAAACCGCCGGCACAGGTTTTTGCCGCATCAGCTGTCGGTATCTATCCGCAAACCGCTTGTGATGATTTATTGGATGAGTACAGCGCGACCAGTGATAGTGGGTTTTTAGCGCAACTCGGACAGGCTTGGGAAGCGCAGAGCAAAAACCTGGCGGATAAGGTGGTGATTTTCCGTTTTGGTGTGGTGCTGGGTAAAGATGGTGGCGCTTTGGCGAAAATGCTACCGGCTTTCAAACTTGGACTGGGAGGTCCGGTTGCTGGCGGTCAACAGTGTTTCAGTTGGATTCATATCGATGATTTGTGTCGTGCTTTGCTGTTTGCCATAGAGAAAACTGGCTCGGCCGAATGCGATATACACGGTATCTATAATCTGACGTCACCTAAGCCTGTCAGTAATCAAGTTTTTGGCCAGGCCTTAGCCAAGCAGTTGAAGCGTCCATTTTGGTTGCCTTTACCGCTGTGGCAGCTAAAAATAATGTTTGGTGAAGGAGCTCAGGTGTTGACGCATTCTGCGGCGGTCTACCCGACTAAGCTATTGCAGGCTGGGTTTACATTTGACTATGCCGATATTAACGATGCTTTGGCAAACTTATGTGCCGACAAGTGA
- the rimK gene encoding 30S ribosomal protein S6--L-glutamate ligase encodes MKIAILSRGPKLYSTRRLVEAAEERGHEVRVIDALRCYMNINSVNPEIHYKGEILDGFDAVIPRIGASITFYGTAVLRQFEMMNVFPLNESVAISRSRDKLRSLQLLSRKGVGLPVTGFAHSPDDIDDLLKTVGGAPVVIKLLEGTQGVGVVLAETKSAASSVIQAFNGLKANILVQEFIKEAGGADIRCFVVGGKVIAAMKRQGKEGEFRSNLHQGGSASLIKITAAERATAVNAAKIMGLNVCGVDILRSNHGPVVMEVNSSPGLEGIEKATAKNIAGMVIEFIEKNATKGVNRTRTKGKG; translated from the coding sequence ATGAAAATTGCAATTCTATCCAGAGGACCAAAGCTTTATTCGACCCGTCGTCTTGTCGAAGCTGCTGAAGAACGAGGCCATGAGGTTCGTGTTATCGATGCGTTGCGTTGTTATATGAATATCAATTCGGTCAACCCGGAGATTCACTATAAGGGCGAGATTCTCGATGGCTTTGATGCGGTAATCCCACGTATCGGTGCGTCGATTACTTTCTACGGTACTGCGGTTTTACGCCAGTTTGAAATGATGAATGTGTTTCCGTTGAATGAATCGGTGGCGATCAGCCGTTCACGCGATAAGCTGCGTAGTTTGCAGTTGCTGTCGCGTAAAGGCGTTGGCTTGCCGGTAACCGGTTTTGCCCACTCTCCGGATGATATCGATGACTTACTGAAAACCGTTGGCGGTGCGCCGGTGGTGATTAAGCTACTAGAAGGTACCCAAGGTGTGGGTGTGGTATTGGCCGAAACCAAGTCGGCGGCCTCTTCGGTAATTCAGGCGTTTAACGGTTTGAAAGCCAATATTCTGGTGCAAGAATTCATTAAGGAAGCCGGTGGTGCCGATATTCGCTGTTTCGTAGTTGGTGGCAAGGTGATCGCGGCGATGAAACGCCAAGGTAAGGAAGGGGAGTTCCGCTCTAATCTGCACCAAGGCGGTTCGGCATCATTGATTAAAATTACTGCGGCGGAACGTGCCACGGCGGTGAATGCGGCGAAAATCATGGGCTTGAATGTCTGTGGTGTGGATATCTTGCGCTCCAATCATGGTCCGGTGGTGATGGAGGTGAACTCTTCGCCTGGCCTGGAAGGTATTGAAAAAGCTACCGCCAAGAATATTGCCGGTATGGTGATTGAGTTTATCGAGAAAAATGCCACCAAAGGTGTGAATCGCACACGTACCAAAGGTAAAGGTTAA
- a CDS encoding peroxiredoxin gives MFYLGQKLPFLLVLASVILWALVFSQTSRADTLKVGDQAPLFSLPNQQDKPLSLEAFRGAWVVLYFYPKDETPGCTTEACSFRDNINRLIAQDAKVLGVSLDSVESHRKFAAKHKLPFDLLADVKGEVASDYGALLDLKVIRFAKRHSFIIDPQGNIAKIYRSVDADNHVREVLKDLQLLQSR, from the coding sequence ATGTTTTATTTAGGCCAAAAACTGCCTTTTTTATTGGTATTGGCATCGGTCATTTTATGGGCGCTGGTGTTCAGTCAAACTTCTCGAGCGGATACGTTAAAGGTTGGCGATCAGGCACCCTTATTCAGTTTGCCAAACCAGCAAGACAAACCCCTCTCTTTAGAAGCGTTTCGTGGTGCTTGGGTGGTTCTGTATTTTTATCCGAAAGACGAAACACCGGGATGTACCACCGAAGCCTGCAGTTTTCGCGATAATATCAATCGTTTGATTGCCCAGGATGCGAAAGTTTTAGGCGTTTCCTTGGATTCGGTGGAAAGTCATCGTAAGTTTGCCGCCAAACATAAGTTACCGTTTGACCTGCTTGCCGATGTGAAAGGCGAGGTGGCCTCCGATTATGGTGCTTTGCTGGATTTGAAGGTGATCAGGTTTGCCAAACGCCACAGTTTTATTATTGATCCACAGGGAAATATTGCCAAAATCTATCGTTCAGTGGATGCCGATAATCATGTACGTGAGGTGTTAAAAGATTTGCAGCTATTGCAGAGTCGTTAA
- a CDS encoding ATP-dependent zinc protease, which yields MQKTTVGWKEHVALPGLNLNLECKVDTGAKNSALHAFDVHSFRKKGKKWVRFSIHTNPDNLEEFVECEAEVIDTRPVTNSGGVAQKRYFIKTELHIGEDRFPVEMSLTRRDNMAFRMLLGRTALRKGNFLVDSSAEYLKGKPK from the coding sequence ATGCAAAAGACAACCGTGGGTTGGAAAGAACATGTGGCTCTGCCGGGGCTGAATTTGAATTTGGAGTGCAAGGTCGATACCGGTGCAAAAAACTCCGCTTTACATGCTTTTGATGTGCATTCGTTTCGTAAAAAAGGCAAAAAGTGGGTGCGCTTTAGTATTCATACAAATCCTGATAACCTAGAAGAGTTTGTTGAATGTGAAGCTGAAGTGATCGACACGCGTCCGGTTACCAATTCAGGTGGTGTGGCGCAAAAACGTTATTTCATAAAAACCGAACTGCATATTGGCGAAGACCGTTTCCCGGTGGAAATGTCATTGACGCGTCGCGACAATATGGCGTTCAGGATGTTGCTAGGGCGTACCGCCTTGCGCAAAGGAAATTTTTTGGTGGATTCTTCAGCAGAATATTTAAAAGGAAAACCTAAATGA
- a CDS encoding magnesium transporter, translating into MSAQLIEEELFEATDHLVQLQTMVEEADDKQTADFINDLTAAEIARLLSAFPPKERVALWALITPENRGHVLVASSDNIREQLLSQMGAKAVLRICRTLSSSDMVWILSVVNDTIAEAVTLALDNEQREQVQSVLAYDEDQVGRYMNLDTVTIRADVRLEVIQRYLRISGGLKHGNHDLMVVDIDGVLVGTLNVIDLLNGEQSAQVSEYMNEPQSIFDTASVDELMVYSRAAHLNFVPVVDGEGVLLGQINAEDINELSIERAEATMMNMAGIGENSELFSGIRSGVQNRSTWLGINLITAFLATWVIGQFEEVLAQVVALAILMPVVASMGGIAGSQTLAITVRGLAMGQIVGSNRSWLLNKELWIGLINGLVWALVVALLAHLWFENSAISTVIGAAIWINMAIASIAGVIIPMVLHRMGQDPALSGAVILTTVSDVVGFMSFLGLATVFILQ; encoded by the coding sequence ATGTCTGCACAATTGATTGAAGAAGAGTTGTTTGAAGCGACTGACCACTTGGTGCAATTACAGACTATGGTGGAAGAGGCTGACGATAAGCAGACAGCAGATTTTATCAACGATTTGACCGCAGCGGAAATCGCGCGATTATTGAGCGCCTTCCCTCCCAAAGAGCGTGTCGCCTTATGGGCTCTGATCACTCCTGAAAACCGCGGTCATGTGTTGGTCGCCTCAAGTGATAATATCCGAGAACAGTTATTAAGCCAGATGGGCGCCAAGGCGGTGTTACGTATCTGTCGAACCTTGTCTTCCAGCGATATGGTCTGGATTCTATCGGTCGTTAACGACACCATTGCCGAAGCGGTGACCTTGGCGCTGGATAATGAGCAGCGCGAGCAGGTGCAAAGTGTGCTGGCCTACGATGAAGACCAGGTCGGTCGTTATATGAATCTGGATACGGTAACGATTCGCGCCGATGTACGTCTGGAGGTGATTCAGCGTTATCTGCGTATCAGCGGTGGTTTGAAGCACGGTAACCACGACTTGATGGTGGTCGATATTGACGGCGTATTGGTTGGAACCCTGAATGTGATCGATCTGTTGAACGGTGAGCAGAGTGCACAGGTCAGCGAATATATGAATGAACCGCAAAGCATTTTCGATACCGCATCGGTGGATGAGTTGATGGTCTATTCGCGTGCCGCCCATTTGAATTTTGTTCCGGTGGTTGATGGTGAGGGAGTTTTGCTTGGACAGATCAATGCCGAAGATATCAACGAATTGAGCATCGAACGTGCCGAAGCCACCATGATGAATATGGCCGGTATCGGTGAGAATTCAGAACTGTTCTCCGGGATTCGCAGCGGTGTACAGAATCGTTCCACTTGGTTGGGAATTAATTTAATTACCGCTTTTTTGGCAACCTGGGTAATCGGTCAGTTTGAAGAAGTCTTGGCCCAAGTGGTCGCTCTGGCGATTCTGATGCCGGTGGTGGCGAGTATGGGTGGCATTGCCGGTAGCCAGACTCTGGCGATTACCGTACGTGGTTTGGCGATGGGCCAGATTGTCGGTTCCAACCGCAGCTGGCTGCTTAATAAAGAGTTATGGATTGGCCTGATAAATGGTTTAGTATGGGCTTTGGTGGTCGCTTTGCTGGCTCACCTCTGGTTTGAAAACAGCGCTATCAGTACTGTAATAGGTGCGGCGATTTGGATTAATATGGCAATTGCATCAATTGCTGGTGTGATTATTCCAATGGTGTTGCATCGAATGGGACAAGATCCCGCTCTGTCGGGTGCGGTGATTTTAACCACCGTATCTGACGTGGTTGGCTTTATGTCTTTTTTAGGCTTAGCCACTGTGTTTATTTTGCAATAA
- a CDS encoding succinylglutamate desuccinylase/aspartoacylase family protein, whose translation MSAQRIKNTSITIGDVTVNPGERKTIDLQIGQLYTHSELIMPVQVWCGHQAGPVLFVSAAIHGDELNGVEIIRRLLKVKSLKRLKGTLITVPIVNLHGFINHSRYLPDRRDLNRCFPGSKTGSIAGRLAYTFLNEIVQKSTHGIDLHTGAINRTNLPQIRANLEDDETRKIAEAFGSPVILNAGLRDGSLRAAAVKQGIPTLLYEAGEALRFDEVSIRAGVRGIINVMRELGMLRQLKNKVEHKTVEARASFWIRAEQSGIFRSLVSDGTRVVANKTLMGMISDPFGETELEIYAPYNGLVIGQMKMPLVNEGEALFHIARFPRSDIAEGYVEGFQEEIIADADLPYPTDDIPSLERS comes from the coding sequence ATGAGTGCTCAACGCATCAAAAACACATCCATCACAATCGGTGATGTCACCGTTAATCCCGGTGAGCGCAAAACCATCGATTTGCAGATCGGTCAGCTTTATACCCACAGTGAATTGATTATGCCGGTGCAAGTCTGGTGCGGCCATCAGGCCGGACCGGTTTTATTTGTGTCCGCAGCGATTCATGGTGATGAACTGAATGGAGTGGAAATCATCCGTCGCCTTTTAAAGGTAAAATCGCTAAAACGTCTTAAAGGCACCTTGATTACCGTGCCGATCGTGAATCTGCACGGCTTTATCAACCATAGTCGTTATTTGCCTGACAGACGTGATTTGAATCGCTGTTTTCCGGGTTCGAAAACCGGTTCGATCGCCGGGCGTCTGGCTTATACGTTTTTAAACGAGATCGTGCAAAAGTCAACGCATGGTATCGATCTGCATACCGGGGCGATTAATCGCACCAATCTTCCGCAGATCCGTGCCAATCTGGAAGACGACGAGACCCGTAAAATCGCCGAGGCTTTCGGCTCGCCGGTCATCTTAAATGCCGGTTTGCGAGATGGTTCTTTAAGAGCGGCGGCGGTCAAACAAGGCATTCCAACGCTATTATACGAAGCCGGTGAAGCTTTGCGCTTTGATGAGGTCTCCATTCGTGCCGGAGTGCGCGGCATTATCAATGTTATGCGAGAGCTGGGAATGCTGCGCCAGTTGAAAAACAAAGTTGAGCACAAGACCGTCGAAGCGCGCGCCAGTTTTTGGATCAGAGCCGAGCAGAGCGGTATCTTTCGTTCTCTGGTCAGTGATGGAACTCGCGTGGTTGCCAATAAAACCTTGATGGGGATGATTTCTGACCCGTTTGGTGAAACCGAGCTGGAAATCTATGCGCCCTATAACGGTTTGGTGATCGGGCAGATGAAAATGCCATTGGTCAATGAAGGCGAAGCTTTGTTTCATATAGCGCGCTTCCCGCGCAGTGATATTGCCGAAGGTTATGTCGAAGGTTTCCAGGAAGAGATTATCGCCGATGCCGATTTGCCTTATCCAACAGATGATATTCCTTCTTTAGAACGTAGTTAA